The following is a genomic window from Thermodesulfobacteriota bacterium.
GGAAGGAAGACGGGGCGGCGGCCGCTCCGGGAGATAATCCGGCCGTCAAGCGGGAACGCCCCAAGGTGCTCAAGGGCTGGACCTATCAGATGCAGACCGGGTGCGGCCCGCTTTACGTCACCGTAAACGAGGACAGTTCCGGTCTTTTTGAGCTGTTCACCACCATGGGCAAGGCCGGCGGCTGCGCCGCGTCCCAGAATGAAGCCATCGGGCGGCTGGTGTCCCTCGCCTGGCGAAGCGGTCTCCAGGCCCGGCAGGTGATCAAGCAGTTGCAGGGGATTTCCTGCCATTCCCATGCGGGCTTCGGCGCCAACAAGACCCTGTCGTGCGCGGACGCCGTGGCCAAGGCCATCCAGTCCCATCTGGCCGCCAACGGCGGCAAGGTCAAACACGAAAAGCGGGCCTTTTTCAAGGGCGCCTGCCCGGACTGCGGCGGTATTATCGAACACGAAGGCGGCTGCGTTGTCTGCCGCGGCTGCGGCTACAGTGAATGCGCCTAGACTTTCAGACCCATGTCCAGCGCTTTTCTAATGGCGGCCTTCCCCCTGCGGGTTCCCCTGCCCGCCGGGGTTGCTCGCGCCCGGCTGGCCGGCGGAGATCATCCGGAATGAGAAGAAATCATAAATAATGCTGGTCAGCTCTTCGATGAGGCGGGATTCTTCAATTTCCGGGCCGATGAACTTGGCGGTGTGGGCCACATGCTCCACGGCGTTGTGGATGATAATGGCGGTGGCGTAGGGGTCGCGGATATTCAGCCGGTCCCTGTTGCTTTCGATCAGGGCCATGATCTGGTCCAGTTCCCGCTGCCGTTCTCTTTCATAGATGCGGTTGATGTCCGGGTCCGAGTAGCGCAGGGCGTGGGTCTGGCTGAGAAAGCGGGGGGCGATGTCATAGGCCTTGAAAACATTGGTGATGACGGATTTGATGTTGTCCCGGGTCAACCCTTCCACCGAATAAGAGCCCAGGTCCTTCCAGATGACCAGGTACGCCTGGTTGAGAAAGTTTTCCAGAATTTCCAGCAGCAGTTGCTTCTTGTCCTTGAAATAGGAATAAAAACTGCCGATGGAAACCCCGGCCTTGTCGGCGATTTCTTTGGTGTTGGTGCCGTGAATGCCTTTTTTTGAAAACAACTTGAAGGCGGCCTTTTCAATCCGTTTTCTGGTTTCCAGGCCCCGTTGCTGCGTCGGTATTCTGACAGTGCTCATCGATTGTCTTTCTTAAAAAAAATTACGGCATTAATGGTCTTTCCATAAGCCTCGACCCCTTGACTCCTTGAACCCTGTCCGTCAACTGGGGGTTCGATGCTTCAGCGGTCCGGAATTATTCTTAACATGAAAAAATATTCGTATTCAATAAAAATAATAAATATTTATTATTTTGATAATTTTTCTTGACAATATGAATTATATTTCATATTTTATTTTTTAATTTGAAACTGCTTCATTGTCAAACGGAGGGCATATGAAGGCGCTGCAGCTCAATATTTCCCCGCTGACCTTCGCCGTTGGCAAAACCTGCGCGGCAATATTCGGTAAAACATCATACTTCCGGGGGCCCGGCCGGACCGTAAGGTTGCGCGAAATCCCCGAACCTGCTCTGCCCGGACCGGAGTGGGTCAAGATCCGGACCATGGCCTGCGGTTTTTGCGGCAGCGATTTGAACCTGATCATGCTCCATGACTCCCCCAGCGCCCAGCCGTTCACCTCCTTTCCCTGCGTCATGGGGCACGAGTTCGTCGGTGAAATCGTGGAGACCGGCTCGCGGGTTTCCGGTTTTTCCGCCGGCAGCCGGGTGGCCGTCAGCCCTGTTTTGAGCTGCCTGCCCCGGGGCCTCTCGCCATTGTGCCCCGCCTGCCGGGCGGGTCGGCCCGGAAACTGCGAACGCACGGCCGAGGGGGCCTTTTCGCCCGGCATGTTTCTGGGCATCTGCCAGGATCTCAGCGGCGGGTTCGCGCCTTATGTGGTGGCCCACCAGAGCCAGCTTTTTGTTGTTCCGACGGAGTTGAACACGGACGCGGCCGTCATGACCGAGCCGGTGGCCGTGGCCCTGCAGACGGTGTTCGACAACCGGCCGCTTGACGCCGAGAGAATCCTGGTCATCGGCGGCGGGGTCATTGGCAACCTGGTTGTTCAGGCAGCCCGCGCCCTGGCCCTGGATTGCCATATTTCGGTGATCGAGCCGGGATCGTTTGCCGCCGGGCTGGCTGTCACCTGCGGGGCCGATGAGATCATTTCCCCGGGCGACATCTTCCCGAAAACTGCGGCCATAACCGGGGCACGACTGTATAAGCCCATGATCGGTCAGCCCGTGCCCATGGGCGGGTTCGACCGGGTCTATGACACCGTCGGCAACGCCGCCACCCTGAACCTGAGCATGCGGGTGCTAAAGGGCCTGGGCACCTTGAGCGTGGTGGGTATCGGCGGTAACGTCAAGCTGGACCTGACGCCGTTGTGGCTTAAGCTCCAGACCGTCAAGGGGGTGTACGCCTACGGCCTGGTGGACGACGGGGGCACGCGGCGGCATGTGTTCGACATCGCCCTGGACATGATGCGTCAGAAGCAGATCAACGCGGAAAAGCTGGTCACCCACCGTTTCCGCCTGGAAGAATATCGCCGCATGATCGAAGTCAACATGAACAAGGGGCAACACCAGGCCATGAAAACCATCGTGGCCTTTTGAATTTTCAACCCAACCATCAGGGAGTTCGTAATGAGATTGAAAGTGCTGCTGTTCGGCCTGTACTGGCTGCTGTGGTTTTCATCCAAAACCAATGCCTCCTTCAAGAAATTTATCCGCAAATCAAAGGTCCGGTTGATGATCAGGACCGCAGACGGACAATTTGCCCGGCTGTTCGTGTTCGACCAGGGGAAGATCACCACCGCCGTCGGCCCCCATCATGCCTTTGACGCGGCCCTGGTCTGGAAGGACGCCAAAACGGCTTTTTCCGTCATGCTCAAACAGAACATGGAGGCTTTTTTTTACGCTGCCGCGGACGGCAAGCTCAAAATTGAAGGCATGCCGGTTTATGCCCAGTGGTTTGACGCGGCCATGAAACATATTTAAAGAAGGGTTTAAGATTCAGGGTACAGGGTTCAGGGTACAGGGTTCAAGGTCCAAGGTTCAGGGTTCAGGGGGCACAACAAAAAAGGACTGAGGGAATCAGAAAGTTCATTTACAACCCCTCGACCCCTCGACCCCTCGACCCCTCAACCCTTAACACTTAAAACTTAAAACTTTACTCCAACAAAAGTGAAGAAAATCAAGGCACAATAAATATTGCAAGCGAGAAAGGAATTACTAATGACAAAAATCTCCGGCGGCCACCTGGTAGCCAAATATTTGAAAGAAGCGGAACAGGTCACCCACGTCTTCACCATTTCCGGCGGGCATATTGAAAGCATCCTGGACGGCCTGACCGAGTACGGCCTCAAGACCATCGATGTCCGTCACGAGCAGGCCGCGGCCATGATGGCCCATGCCTGGTCCGTTTACACCAACACCCCCGGCGTCTGCCTGGTCACGGCCGGCCCCGGGTTCACCAACGCCCTGACCGGCATCGTCAACGCCCACCTGGAAAACGTCCCCCTGGTCGTGCTCTGCGGCCGTCATCCCATCCGGGACGATCTCAAAGGCGCCCTGCAGGAGATGAACCAGATCGACATGGTCAAGCCGGTGACCAAGTGGTGCGCCACCTGCTATGACACCCGGCGCATCCCGGAATACCTGGCCATCGCCTTCCGCCAGGCCACCATGGGCCGGCCCGGCCCGGTCTTTCTGGAACTGCCGCCGGACATTCTCTTTGCCGAGATCGACGGCGGCAGTTCTCCTGTCGTGCCCCGGAGACGGCACAAGACAGCCACCCGGCCAATTCAGGCCGACCTGGAGGCGGCGGCCCGGATCATTAACGCGGCCCAGAAGCCGGTTCTCCTGGGCGGCACCGGCATCGGCCTGAGCGATTGCGGCCCGGCCCTCAAGGCCTTTGTGGAAAAAACCGGCATTCCTTTTGCCCTGATCAATTACGGCCGGGGCGTATTGCCGGACGATCACCCCCTGTCTTTGAGCGAAGGCGGCTTTACCGGCATCACTTCGGGCCTGCCGGTGGCGGACGTGATTGTCGCCGTGGGCATCCGCTTTAACTGGGTGCTTCAGTCTGGCCAGTTGTTTCCCAATGCCAAAGTCATCCGCATCGACATCGATCCCCATGAACTGGACCGCAACCAGACCGCCACGGTCGGCCTGGAAGGGGACGCGGGCACGGTGCTGGATCTGCTCCTGCCCCTGGTGGACAAGCGCGACCACGGCCAGTGGGTGGAGTCCTTCCGCCGGGCCTACACCGCCTTTATGACCACCGAACTGGAAAAGCGGCGGACACCCTCCGATCCAATCCACCCCTCGCGGCTGGTGGCCCAAATCATGGAAGTTTTCGGCACCGACGCCTATTACGTGGCCGACGGCGGCGACACCACCTATTACGGGCTGTCGGGCTTTTCGTCCGTGCACCGGGCCGGCGTGCAGATTCCGGCCGGCGGCCTGCTGGGCTGCCTGGGCACCGGCATCCCCTTTGCCCTGGCCGCCAAGCTGGCCCACCCGGACAAGCCGGTCATTGTGTTGAACGGCGACGGCTCCTTCGGGTTCAACAGCATGGAGTTCGACACGGCCGTGCGCCATAACATTCCCATTATCTGCGTGGTCAACAACGACTGCGCCTGGGGCATGATCAAACATTCCCAGGAGATCAGCCTGGGCCATGACCGCTGCACCTGCGCCGACCTGGGCATGCGGCATTACGAGAAGATGGTGGAGGGGCTGGGCGGTTACGGCGAGATCGTCACCAAGGACGAGGAGATCATTCCCGCGCTCAAGCGGGCCGCGGCTTCCGGGAAACCGGCCTGCGTCAACGTGGTCACCGACCCGACCGTGACCAGCCAGGCTACTATTTTATTTTACCAGAGCTTCAGCGAGCTGTAGGAGGGGTGGAATTAGAGAGGCCTGTTTTTTTGTAATTGAAAAATAAGGGCAAGAGGGCTTGTAAAAAGCCGGTTTGTTCGCAACGTGATTGTTTTGGGCGGTCGCCACGGCCCTGTCGGAACGCCTCGAACTCGGGCTTCGCCCTCAGACAGCGAGGCGTTCTTTTCGCCAGGGCCGTGGCAACCTTGTTTCCCAAAACAATCAATGGTTACTCACAAAAGGCTTTTTACAAGACAGCAGTGCCTGACCGTAAAGATGACTTTTTGATCAGAGCCGCGGACGACTTAATTTCACCCGGCCAAACCATATAAGAGTTCAAGGCATACGGATACGTGACCGTATTGGTGCCAGCATGTATTCAAGTTGTTGGTCAACACTGGCGATAACAATACCGGGGGCAGGGAATCCATTTTGATTGTTACTGCACCGGATTGGGAACGGTGATCCGGCGAGAACCTGTTTTTCATGAGCGCCGGTTAAACATTTTGGGAAAAAGCCGGTTAGAAGCGGCTGCGTGAAGCATTGCTCGCTGTCCGAGGGCGAAGCCCGAGTTCGAGCAATGCAGCAGACGGTTTTAACCGGCCCCAAAAGGGTTAGGGCGCGAAGAAAAAACAAGTTCTCGCGGGGATCGCAAAAGACATTTGAACGATAAAATAACCGCATCATAACAACGGGGGGAATCATGCCGGGAATAAAGAATCTGAAGGATAAGGTGGTGGTGGTGACCGGCGCGGGCAGCGGCATCGGCCGGGCCACGGCCAAGGCCTTTGCCGGTGAGGGCGCCAGGATGGTGCTGGCCGACATCAGCCGGGAGCGGCTGGACAACCTGCAGAAAACGCTTCAGGAAAGAGACATCCAGGCGGCGGTGTTCGCGCTGGATGTTTCCGACAAAAAGCAGGTGGCCGACCTGGCCCAATTCACCCTGGACACCTACGGCCGGGTGGACATCATTCATAACAACGCCGGCATCGGCATGGGCGGCCCCCTGGAAGTCTTCCCCCTGGAAGACTGGGAGCGGATCGTCGGCGTCAACTTCTGGAGCGTGGTTTACGGGGTGCACTATTTCCTGCCCCACATGATCCGCCAGCGCTCGGGCCATATCGTCAACACCTCCAGCGCGGCCGGCTACTGGGGCCTGGCGGGGCTGGGCGCCTACACCGCCACCAAGCATGCCATTATCGGTTATTCCGACGTGCTGCGGGCGGAAATCCGGCGCTACAATATCGGTGTTACCACCATCTGCCCGGGCGTTATCAAGACCAGCATCGTTCATGACGGCAAGCAGACCATGCTGCCGACCGCCAAGATCGACCAGAAAAAGATGGCCGCGTTTTACGACCGGTTCGGCTGGTCCCCGGAGCGGGTGGCCCGGGCCGTGATCAAGGGGGTCAAGAAGAACCGGGGCCTGGTGCCGGTAAGCCCGGAAGCCTGGGTGATGTGGTATGTCAAACGGCTATCCGAAACCGCCTACAACCTGTTCCTGCGGATCGCCGCCCGGAGCGCCTGGTAATCAGGGGCTATAGGCCCGGAACCATTTCGATGACCTGGCCGTCCTGTCTCGGAAAATTAATGGGGCGGCCCGGAAATATGGACAGGAGGCAGGGCTACTGGATTTTGGACAAAGTTCCTTTCCCGATGCCGTTGCATGAGTTTGAGCCGTCAGTCCAGTTCCAGTCTGACGTCCAGGTTCCACCCGTATTTGAATCCAGGACAAGCGTAATTGTTTCCGTGTGAGTTTTAGGGTCTTCAAAAAAAACCTTGGTGTAGGTGTAAGTGCCACCGCTGATGGTTCCGGAAAAGCTGCCGGTATCATCGGAGACGGTAAACGTCGAGTCGGTCTGGGTGATCACCATAGTGTCCGTCTGGCCTATTCCTACCGGTTCACCACAGTCGTTTTCTTCATAGGTGGTAGTATGCTCCCAGGTACCCGTGGCGTCATAGGCCGGTGAATTTGATTTGCCGCCGCCGCCCCCCCCACCGCCGCCGCCGGCGGCCGCCACGGCCACCCCGGCGCCGGCCACGCCGGCGGCGGTCAGGCCGACGATGGCGCCGGTTGACAGCCCCGCTCCCGCCGCCGCCGCCCCGCCGCTTCCTGCCGCTGCGGCTCCTCCGCCGGCGGCCGCGGCCGTCCCGATCATGGAGATAGTGATGACGCCGCCGGTAATGACGGCCATCTGACCGGCTTCCAGCACGGCCGTGGAAACAACGGCTCCTTTATCCGACAGGGCCGACAGGTTCAGGGCGCCTTCCGTGCAGCTGACCGTGGCTTTTGTCCTGTCTGCCTCTCTGGACTCAACAATGTCAAAGCCCGTCCCCCGGACACCGAGAATGCAGGTCGGTGAATGGACTTCAAACACATTCTCCCCGCCGATAAACTTGCTGACGGCGGCTTTCAACTGGCCGGCCGACAGCAGCAGAACGGCCGTGCGGGATGTCTTTTTGAACAGAAACTGGCTGATCTCCAGTTTCGTGCTCTGCCCCAGCTGGATGGTGCTGTCATCGGAAAAGGTCATGGCGGCGGCAGACGCCTGTTCGGTGGCCACCAGATCCTTCATCTCAATGGGCGATTTCACGGCGGGCGCGATGACTTCCCCGGCCCTTGTCTGCGTTACCGAACCGCTGACGGAGGTGAACTCCCCCACCGCCGCCGCAAAGACGGAACCGGGGATTGCCAGTTGCAGGGCCAGAAAGAAAACAAGAAACCTTTTGATGGTAAGGGACATCATGACGCCTCCTCCGTTCACGGGTATCAGGTTAATGGGAATGAGGTTAATATAGCAGGGGCGGTGGGGCCTGTCAAAAGGCCGGCGGTCAATGCTGTTCAGGCAGTCAAGCCCGGGGCTCCAGCCCCAGGATCCGCAGCAGGGCCAGGTCGTCTGCCAGGCTGCGGCCGGAGGTGGTCAGGTAGTCGCCGGTCATGATGCCGCTGGCGCCGGCGTAGAAGACAAAGGGATGCAGTTCCTTAAGATTGCTCTCCCGGCCGCCGCAGATGATGATCTCCTTGTCCGGCAGCAGGTGGCGCAGAAAGGCGATGATCTTCAGGCAACGCAGGGGGGTGAGGGTGTTTGACCGGGCCACGGCTGTGCCGGGAACGGGCACCAGGAAGTTGACCGGCACGGCGTCCACCTCCAGTTCCCGCAAGGTCAGGCCCAGTTCCGCGATCTGGTCGTCGCTTTCGCCGATGCCGAAAATGCCGCCGACGCACAGGGACAGGCCGGCCCGCCGCGCGCGTTTAATGGTGCGGACCCGTTCCGCGAAGGAATGGGTGGTGCAGATCTGAGGAAAGAGGCTGGGGGCCGCCTCCAGGTTGTGATGGTAGCGGGAAACCCCGGCTTTTTTCAGCGCCAGCAGGTCGTCGCGGTCGATGATGCCCAGGGAGGCGCAGGCGCTGATTTTTTCACGGTCCAGCCGGGACAGGGCCGCGGCCACGGTCCGGACTTCCCGCTTGGGCAGTCCCCGGCCGCTGGTGACAATGGAGTAGCGGTTGACCGGCGTTGCCTCCAGCCGTTTTCCCCGGGCCGCCATTTCATCGGCGGACAGCAGGGGGTAGACGTCGATGCCGGTGTCGGCATGGGCCGACTGGGAGCAGAAGGAACAGTCCTCCGAGCAGCGGCCGGACTTGCCGTTGCAGATGACGCACAGGTGGACGGATCGGCCGAAGCGGGCCTCCCGCAGCAGGTCCGCCCCGGCACACAGGAGGAGGGCGTCTTCGTCCGGGACCCGGATCAGGGAACGGCAGGCCTCGGCCGTCAGCGCTTCTCCGGCGTTGATTTTCCGGGCCAGCTGTAACAGCCGCCGGCGTTCTTTCATCTTATTTTTCATGACCATCAACTCTCTTTTACTTCCGCCCTTGCCCCTTACACCCTGAACCTTGTACCCTATACCTCATACCTTGAACCTTAAACCTCAAACCTTTAATTAAAGCAGTTATCAAACGTTCGCATCAGTTCTTCCGGCGTGACCGACGCCATGGGCTCGATCTCCCCGATCACCGGCACCCGGCCATAGCGTTCCACCGCCTTTTTGTTTTCTCCGTTGCGGGGCCCGTTCATGA
Proteins encoded in this region:
- a CDS encoding thiamine pyrophosphate-binding protein, whose amino-acid sequence is MTKISGGHLVAKYLKEAEQVTHVFTISGGHIESILDGLTEYGLKTIDVRHEQAAAMMAHAWSVYTNTPGVCLVTAGPGFTNALTGIVNAHLENVPLVVLCGRHPIRDDLKGALQEMNQIDMVKPVTKWCATCYDTRRIPEYLAIAFRQATMGRPGPVFLELPPDILFAEIDGGSSPVVPRRRHKTATRPIQADLEAAARIINAAQKPVLLGGTGIGLSDCGPALKAFVEKTGIPFALINYGRGVLPDDHPLSLSEGGFTGITSGLPVADVIVAVGIRFNWVLQSGQLFPNAKVIRIDIDPHELDRNQTATVGLEGDAGTVLDLLLPLVDKRDHGQWVESFRRAYTAFMTTELEKRRTPSDPIHPSRLVAQIMEVFGTDAYYVADGGDTTYYGLSGFSSVHRAGVQIPAGGLLGCLGTGIPFALAAKLAHPDKPVIVLNGDGSFGFNSMEFDTAVRHNIPIICVVNNDCAWGMIKHSQEISLGHDRCTCADLGMRHYEKMVEGLGGYGEIVTKDEEIIPALKRAAASGKPACVNVVTDPTVTSQATILFYQSFSEL
- a CDS encoding TetR/AcrR family transcriptional regulator, encoding MSTVRIPTQQRGLETRKRIEKAAFKLFSKKGIHGTNTKEIADKAGVSIGSFYSYFKDKKQLLLEILENFLNQAYLVIWKDLGSYSVEGLTRDNIKSVITNVFKAYDIAPRFLSQTHALRYSDPDINRIYERERQRELDQIMALIESNRDRLNIRDPYATAIIIHNAVEHVAHTAKFIGPEIEESRLIEELTSIIYDFFSFRMISAGQPGASNPGGQGNPQGEGRH
- the bioB gene encoding biotin synthase BioB, producing the protein MKNKMKERRRLLQLARKINAGEALTAEACRSLIRVPDEDALLLCAGADLLREARFGRSVHLCVICNGKSGRCSEDCSFCSQSAHADTGIDVYPLLSADEMAARGKRLEATPVNRYSIVTSGRGLPKREVRTVAAALSRLDREKISACASLGIIDRDDLLALKKAGVSRYHHNLEAAPSLFPQICTTHSFAERVRTIKRARRAGLSLCVGGIFGIGESDDQIAELGLTLRELEVDAVPVNFLVPVPGTAVARSNTLTPLRCLKIIAFLRHLLPDKEIIICGGRESNLKELHPFVFYAGASGIMTGDYLTTSGRSLADDLALLRILGLEPRA
- a CDS encoding SDR family NAD(P)-dependent oxidoreductase — encoded protein: MPGIKNLKDKVVVVTGAGSGIGRATAKAFAGEGARMVLADISRERLDNLQKTLQERDIQAAVFALDVSDKKQVADLAQFTLDTYGRVDIIHNNAGIGMGGPLEVFPLEDWERIVGVNFWSVVYGVHYFLPHMIRQRSGHIVNTSSAAGYWGLAGLGAYTATKHAIIGYSDVLRAEIRRYNIGVTTICPGVIKTSIVHDGKQTMLPTAKIDQKKMAAFYDRFGWSPERVARAVIKGVKKNRGLVPVSPEAWVMWYVKRLSETAYNLFLRIAARSAW
- a CDS encoding FecR family protein — protein: MMSLTIKRFLVFFLALQLAIPGSVFAAAVGEFTSVSGSVTQTRAGEVIAPAVKSPIEMKDLVATEQASAAAMTFSDDSTIQLGQSTKLEISQFLFKKTSRTAVLLLSAGQLKAAVSKFIGGENVFEVHSPTCILGVRGTGFDIVESREADRTKATVSCTEGALNLSALSDKGAVVSTAVLEAGQMAVITGGVITISMIGTAAAAGGGAAAAGSGGAAAAGAGLSTGAIVGLTAAGVAGAGVAVAAAGGGGGGGGGGKSNSPAYDATGTWEHTTTYEENDCGEPVGIGQTDTMVITQTDSTFTVSDDTGSFSGTISGGTYTYTKVFFEDPKTHTETITLVLDSNTGGTWTSDWNWTDGSNSCNGIGKGTLSKIQ
- a CDS encoding alcohol dehydrogenase catalytic domain-containing protein, encoding MKALQLNISPLTFAVGKTCAAIFGKTSYFRGPGRTVRLREIPEPALPGPEWVKIRTMACGFCGSDLNLIMLHDSPSAQPFTSFPCVMGHEFVGEIVETGSRVSGFSAGSRVAVSPVLSCLPRGLSPLCPACRAGRPGNCERTAEGAFSPGMFLGICQDLSGGFAPYVVAHQSQLFVVPTELNTDAAVMTEPVAVALQTVFDNRPLDAERILVIGGGVIGNLVVQAARALALDCHISVIEPGSFAAGLAVTCGADEIISPGDIFPKTAAITGARLYKPMIGQPVPMGGFDRVYDTVGNAATLNLSMRVLKGLGTLSVVGIGGNVKLDLTPLWLKLQTVKGVYAYGLVDDGGTRRHVFDIALDMMRQKQINAEKLVTHRFRLEEYRRMIEVNMNKGQHQAMKTIVAF